From the Musa acuminata AAA Group cultivar baxijiao chromosome BXJ1-2, Cavendish_Baxijiao_AAA, whole genome shotgun sequence genome, one window contains:
- the LOC103969904 gene encoding subtilisin-like protease SBT1.5, translated as MASAPFFLLLPVALLLLVSSTLQQEEGGLDEIHTPQTYIVRVRSDLKPSVYPEVEHWYSATLRSLSSSSSAVNENPARETYRPRALLHVYRTVFHGFSAVLSSAEADLLSSHPGVLAVFPDRRQRPHTTRSPQFLGLLSPASRPNSLLSATDSGSSAVIAVLDTGVRPDHHSFSETGPTQMPPRWRGACEPGPSFPPTSCNKKLVGARFFSSGFLASTKNASSDVLSPIDTEGHGTHTASTAAGVPVPGASLLGVYAAGVATGVAPKARVAAYKVCWSSGCFDSDILAALDRAVDDGADVISLSVGSNPVPLHLDPIAIGAFGAAEHGVLVSASAGNGGPNEMTVTNVAPWIVTVGASTIDRRFPADVVLGDRTVLTGVSVYAADAHTGASLVGELPLVYAGNASTSRPGSRSSAHFCMRESLEPSLTRGKVVLCERGGIPRVEKGLAVKEAGGAGMIVANQFLDGEGLVPDAHLLPAVNVGYSTGNIIRAYVRSTADARVRLVFRGTQVGVKPAPVVAAFSGRGPSAPPCYLVKPDVVAPGVGILAAWPLGLGPTGLPSDARRTEFNVMSGTSMACPHVSGVAALLRAAHPDWSPAAVRSAMMTTAYVTDSLGQQMLDENSGNRSTAWAHGSGHVDPEKAADPGLIYDLTADDYLSFLCSSNYTEMQIRTIARRTVNCSRNSGRMPWDLNYPSISVVLEQPKESKLQVTAHRTLTNVANGTCAYTVETRAPVGVQMAVDPQQLVFHGKRQKQGFVVNISAEGVTLPPGGWKTEFGSLSWSDGKHTVRSPIAVTWQQAF; from the coding sequence ATGGCTTCAGCTccgttcttccttctccttcccgtGGCTTTACTCCTCCTCGTCTCCTCCACTCTCCAACAGGAAGAAGGTGGCCTCGACGAGATTCACACCCCACAAACCTATATAGTTCGCGTCCGCAGTGACCTTAAACCCTCCGTCTACCCGGAAGTTGAACACTGGTACTCCGCCACCCTCCgctccctctcttcttcctccagcGCCGTAAATGAAAACCCCGCCCGGGAGACTTACCGCCCGCGGGCCCTTCTCCACGTTTACCGCACCGTCTTCCACGGTTTCTCCGCTGTCCTGTCCTCCGCCGAGGCCGACCTCCTCAGCTCCCATCCTGGCGTCCTCGCAGTCTTCCCCGATCGCCGCCAACGCCCCCACACCACCCGCTCCCCCCAATTCCTTGGTCTGCTATCCCCCGCCTCCCGCCCCAACTCCCTCCTCTCCGCCACCGACTCCGGATCCTCCGCCGTCATCGCCGTCCTCGACACCGGCGTCCGCCCCGACCACCACAGCTTCTCCGAGACGGGACCCACCCAGATGCCACCCCGGTGGAGGGGCGCCTGCGAGCCCGGCCCGTCCTTCCCCCCCACTTCGTGCAACAAGAAGCTTGTCGGCGCCCGCTTCTTCTCCTCCGGTTTCCTGGCCTCCACGAAGAACGCATCCTCCGATGTCCTGTCCCCCATCGACACCGAGGGCCACGGCACACATACCGCCTCCACCGCCGCTGGCGTCCCCGTCCCAGGCGCATCCCTTCTCGGCGTCTATGCTGCTGGTGTCGCCACCGGAGTCGCTCCAAAAGCCCGCGTTGCCGCCTACAAGGTCTGCTGGTCCTCGGGATGCTTCGACTCCGATATTCTAGCTGCCCTCGACCGCGCCGTGGACGACGGTGCGGACGTCATCTCCCTTTCCGTCGGATCCAACCCCGTGCCGCTCCACCTCGACCCCATCGCCATCGGGGCCTTCGGAGCAGCAGAGCACGGCGTTCTCGTGTCCGCATCCGCCGGCAACGGTGGCCCGAACGAGATGACCGTCACCAACGTCGCCCCATGGATCGTCACCGTCGGAGCCAGCACCATCGACCGCCGTTTCCCTGCAGACGTCGTTCTTGGCGACAGGACCGTCCTCACCGGCGTTTCCGTCTATGCTGCGGACGCGCATACCGGCGCTTCCCTCGTTGGCGAGCTCCCGTTGGTATACGCGGGGAACGCGTCCACGTCGCGCCCCGGTTCCCGGTCCTCCGCCCACTTCTGCATGAGGGAGTCTCTGGAACCGTCGCTAACACGAGGTAAAGTGGTGCTCTGTGAACGCGGGGGCATCCCGCGCGTCGAGAAGGGGTTAGCCGTGAAGGAGGCCGGTGGAGCGGGAATGATCGTGGCCAATCAGTTTCTGGACGGGGAGGGCTTGGTGCCGGACGCGCACCTCCTCCCGGCCGTCAACGTCGGCTACTCGACCGGGAACATAATCCGTGCCTACGTCCGCTCCACCGCCGACGCACGCGTCCGTCTGGTCTTCCGCGGGACCCAGGTCGGGGTCAAGCCCGCGCCGGTAGTGGCCGCCTTCTCCGGGCGCGGGCCCAGCGCCCCGCCGTGCTACCTCGTCAAGCCCGACGTGGTGGCACCGGGCGTCGGCATCCTGGCGGCCTGGCCGCTCGGCCTGGGCCCGACGGGCCTCCCCTCGGACGCGCGGCGGACCGAGTTCAACGTCATGTCCGGCACCTCCATGGCGTGCCCCCACGTGTCCGGGGTGGCGGCGTTGCTGAGAGCTGCGCACCCCGACTGGTCGCCGGCCGCCGTCCGCTCGGCAATGATGACGACGGCGTACGTGACCGACAGCTTGGGCCAACAGATGCTGGACGAGAACTCCGGCAATAGGTCGACGGCGTGGGCGCACGGGTCCGGGCACGTGGATCCGGAGAAGGCGGCCGATCCCGGTCTCATCTACGACCTAACGGCGGACGACTACCTCAGCTTCTTGTGCAGCTCCAACTATACCGAGATGCAAATCCGGACGATAGCAAGGAGGACGGTGAACTGCTCTCGGAACTCCGGCCGAATGCCTTGGGACCTGAACTACCCATCCATATCAGTGGTCCTGGAGCAGCCGAAGGAAAGCAAGCTTCAAGTGACCGCCCACCGGACGCTGACGAACGTCGCCAATGGCACATGTGCCTATACGGTCGAAACCCGAGCACCGGTAGGAGTGCAGATGGCGGTGGACCCTCAGCAGCTGGTATTCCATGGCAAACGTCAGAAGCAGGGGTTCGTGGTGAATATATCCGCCGAGGGCGTTACGTTGCCGCCCGGTGGATGGAAGACGGAGTTCGGCTCGCTGAGTTGGTCGGATGGCAAGCACACAGTAAGAAGTCCAATTGCAGTGACATGGCAGCAAGCATTTTAG
- the LOC135596968 gene encoding uncharacterized protein LOC135596968 isoform X1 — MARLLRCASFRRALFASEMYGQGTRASALQVCNFSSKGKKKTKSDVSDAAEQNLSGKELALQQALDQITAAFGEGSIMWLGRSQASKVVPVISTGSFSLDMALGIGGLPKGRVVEVYGPEASGKTTLALHVIAEAQKNGGYCAFIDAEHALDPALAKSIGVNIDNLLLSQPDCGEQALSLVDTLVRSGSVDVVVVDSVAALVPKSELDGEMGDSHVALQARLMSQALRKLSHSLSRSQTILLFINQVRSKVSTFGYGGPTEVTSGGNALKFYASVRMNIKRTGLVKKGDETLGAQVTVKIVKNKHAPPFRTTQFELEFGKGISGESEIIEIGCKHELITTRGSFYTYEERKFHGRDALKCYLADNQAIREELIAKLREKILDCRTDKNAGPEGDIPDANVSEETITSDTTDEDIVAEA; from the exons ATGGCGAGGCTTCTTCGGTGCGCTTCATTTAGGCGAGCCCTTTTTGCTTCGGAG ATGTATGGACAGGGAACCAGGGCATCTGCTTTACAAGTTTGCAACTTCTCTAGTAAAG GTAAAAAAAAAACCAAGTCAGATGTAAGTGACGCTGCTGAACAAAACCTCTCCGGCAAAGAACTGGCTTTACAGCAAGCATTGGATCAGATTACAGCCGCATTTGGAGAGGGCTCAATCATGTGGCTTGGTCGTTCTCAAGCTTCCAAGGTAGTGCCTGTCATATCTACAGGATCCTTTTCGTTGGATATGGCATTGGGAATTGGTGGGCTTCCAAAG GGACGTGTTGTAGAAGTATATGGTCCAGAGGCATCAGGGAAAACTACACTTGCTCTTCATGTTATTGCAGAAGCACAAAAGAATGGAG GTTATTGTGCTTTCATAGATGCAGAGCATGCTCTGGATCCAGCACTGGCAAAGTCTATTGGTGTAAACATTGATAATTTGCTACTGTCACAACCAGATTGTGGTGAGCAGGCACTTAGTCTTGTTGACACTCTAGTTAGGAGTGGCTCCGTTGATGTTGTGGTTGTAGACAGT GTAGCCGCCCTCGTACCTAAGAGTGAACTTGATGGTGAGATGGGTGATTCCCATGTGGCCCTCCAAGCAAGGTTGATGAGCCAAGCTCTCCGCAAGTTGAGCCATTCACTTTCACGGTCGCAgacaattttgttatttattaatcAG GTTAGATCAAAGGTGAGCACATTTGGGTATGGTGGACCAACAGAAGTTACTTCAGGTGGCAACGCCTTGAAGTTCTATGCATCTGTTCGCATGAACATCAAAAGGACTGGCTTGGTTAAGAAGGGTGATGAG ACTCTGGGGGCTCAAGTTACGGTGAAAATTGTGAAGAATAAACATGCCCCTCCATTTAGGACAACACAGTTTGAGCTTGAGTTCGGCAAGGGGATCTCTGGTGAGTCGGAGATTATCGAAATAGGGTGCAAGCACGAGTTAATTACGACTCGTGGTTCTTTCTATACTTACGAAGAACGCAAATTCCATGGAAGAGATGCCCTCAAATGCTATCTTGCTGACAATCAAGCGATCCGAGAAGAATTAATAGCGAAGCTGAGGGAGAAAATATTGGATTGCCGCACTGATAAAAATGCAGGCCCTGAAGGTGACATTCCAGATGCAAACGTATCAGAGGAGACTATCACATCTGACACAACCGATGAGGACATTGTTGCTGAGGCCTGA
- the LOC135596968 gene encoding uncharacterized protein LOC135596968 isoform X2 has protein sequence MDREPGHLLYKFATSLVKVKKKTKSDVSDAAEQNLSGKELALQQALDQITAAFGEGSIMWLGRSQASKVVPVISTGSFSLDMALGIGGLPKGRVVEVYGPEASGKTTLALHVIAEAQKNGGYCAFIDAEHALDPALAKSIGVNIDNLLLSQPDCGEQALSLVDTLVRSGSVDVVVVDSVAALVPKSELDGEMGDSHVALQARLMSQALRKLSHSLSRSQTILLFINQVRSKVSTFGYGGPTEVTSGGNALKFYASVRMNIKRTGLVKKGDETLGAQVTVKIVKNKHAPPFRTTQFELEFGKGISGESEIIEIGCKHELITTRGSFYTYEERKFHGRDALKCYLADNQAIREELIAKLREKILDCRTDKNAGPEGDIPDANVSEETITSDTTDEDIVAEA, from the exons ATGGACAGGGAACCAGGGCATCTGCTTTACAAGTTTGCAACTTCTCTAGTAAAGGTA AAAAAAAAAACCAAGTCAGATGTAAGTGACGCTGCTGAACAAAACCTCTCCGGCAAAGAACTGGCTTTACAGCAAGCATTGGATCAGATTACAGCCGCATTTGGAGAGGGCTCAATCATGTGGCTTGGTCGTTCTCAAGCTTCCAAGGTAGTGCCTGTCATATCTACAGGATCCTTTTCGTTGGATATGGCATTGGGAATTGGTGGGCTTCCAAAG GGACGTGTTGTAGAAGTATATGGTCCAGAGGCATCAGGGAAAACTACACTTGCTCTTCATGTTATTGCAGAAGCACAAAAGAATGGAG GTTATTGTGCTTTCATAGATGCAGAGCATGCTCTGGATCCAGCACTGGCAAAGTCTATTGGTGTAAACATTGATAATTTGCTACTGTCACAACCAGATTGTGGTGAGCAGGCACTTAGTCTTGTTGACACTCTAGTTAGGAGTGGCTCCGTTGATGTTGTGGTTGTAGACAGT GTAGCCGCCCTCGTACCTAAGAGTGAACTTGATGGTGAGATGGGTGATTCCCATGTGGCCCTCCAAGCAAGGTTGATGAGCCAAGCTCTCCGCAAGTTGAGCCATTCACTTTCACGGTCGCAgacaattttgttatttattaatcAG GTTAGATCAAAGGTGAGCACATTTGGGTATGGTGGACCAACAGAAGTTACTTCAGGTGGCAACGCCTTGAAGTTCTATGCATCTGTTCGCATGAACATCAAAAGGACTGGCTTGGTTAAGAAGGGTGATGAG ACTCTGGGGGCTCAAGTTACGGTGAAAATTGTGAAGAATAAACATGCCCCTCCATTTAGGACAACACAGTTTGAGCTTGAGTTCGGCAAGGGGATCTCTGGTGAGTCGGAGATTATCGAAATAGGGTGCAAGCACGAGTTAATTACGACTCGTGGTTCTTTCTATACTTACGAAGAACGCAAATTCCATGGAAGAGATGCCCTCAAATGCTATCTTGCTGACAATCAAGCGATCCGAGAAGAATTAATAGCGAAGCTGAGGGAGAAAATATTGGATTGCCGCACTGATAAAAATGCAGGCCCTGAAGGTGACATTCCAGATGCAAACGTATCAGAGGAGACTATCACATCTGACACAACCGATGAGGACATTGTTGCTGAGGCCTGA
- the LOC103969937 gene encoding U1 small nuclear ribonucleoprotein A isoform X2, translating to MSNDGGGGGGGDAPAIPPNMTIYINNLNEKIKLDELKKSLHAVFSQFGKILEVLAFKTLKHKGQAWVVFEDVQSATEALKRMQGFPFYDKPMRIQYAKTKSDIIAKADGTFVPRERRKRHDERERKKREQHHDANQAGTGLNSAYSGAFGAVPPLSQLPYGGGSKSMLPEAPALPNKILFIQNLPHETTPMMLQMLFCQYAGFKEVRMVEAKPGIAFVEYGDEMQSTVAMQGLQGFKITQQNPMLITYAKK from the exons ATGAGCAAcgatggtggcggtggcggtggcggggaCGCTCCGGCGATTCCACCCAACATGACTATCTACATTAACAACCTCAACGAGAAGATCAAGCTCGACG AACTGAAGAAGTCCCTGCATGCTGTTTTCTCCCAATTCGGGAAGATATTAGAAGTTCTAGCTTTTAAGACACTGAAACACAAGGGCCAAGCATGGGTAGTTTTTGAGGATGTTCAATCAGCAACTGAGGCACTTAAACGGATGCAAGGATTTCCATTCTATGACAAGCCTATG AGAATTCAGTATGCAAAGACCAAGTCAGACATAATTGCAAAGGCTGATGGGACTTTTGTCCCACGAGAAAGACGAAAAAGGCATGATGAAAGAG AAAGAAAGAAGCGGGAGCAGCACCATGATGCAAATCAAGCTGGGACGGGCTTGAATTCTGCTTATTCTGGTGCCTTTGGAGCTGTACCACCA CTGTCTCAGTTGCCTTACGGTGGAGGGTCTAAGTCTATGCTGCCAGAGGCACCAGCCTTGCCGAACAAAATACTCTTCATCCAGAATCTTCCACACGAGACGACTCCGATGATGCTGCAGATGCTTTTCTGCCAGTACGCTGGTTTCAAGGAAGTCCGGATGGTGGAGGCAAAGCCCGGGATTGCCTTCGTGGAATACGGGGATGAGATGCAATCTACAGTTGCCATGCAAGGGCTCCAGGGTTTCAAGATCACCCAACAGAATCCTATGCTCATCACATATGCTAAGAAGTAG
- the LOC103969937 gene encoding U1 small nuclear ribonucleoprotein A isoform X1, producing the protein MSNDGGGGGGGDAPAIPPNMTIYINNLNEKIKLDELKKSLHAVFSQFGKILEVLAFKTLKHKGQAWVVFEDVQSATEALKRMQGFPFYDKPMRIQYAKTKSDIIAKADGTFVPRERRKRHDERAERKKREQHHDANQAGTGLNSAYSGAFGAVPPLSQLPYGGGSKSMLPEAPALPNKILFIQNLPHETTPMMLQMLFCQYAGFKEVRMVEAKPGIAFVEYGDEMQSTVAMQGLQGFKITQQNPMLITYAKK; encoded by the exons ATGAGCAAcgatggtggcggtggcggtggcggggaCGCTCCGGCGATTCCACCCAACATGACTATCTACATTAACAACCTCAACGAGAAGATCAAGCTCGACG AACTGAAGAAGTCCCTGCATGCTGTTTTCTCCCAATTCGGGAAGATATTAGAAGTTCTAGCTTTTAAGACACTGAAACACAAGGGCCAAGCATGGGTAGTTTTTGAGGATGTTCAATCAGCAACTGAGGCACTTAAACGGATGCAAGGATTTCCATTCTATGACAAGCCTATG AGAATTCAGTATGCAAAGACCAAGTCAGACATAATTGCAAAGGCTGATGGGACTTTTGTCCCACGAGAAAGACGAAAAAGGCATGATGAAAGAG CAGAAAGAAAGAAGCGGGAGCAGCACCATGATGCAAATCAAGCTGGGACGGGCTTGAATTCTGCTTATTCTGGTGCCTTTGGAGCTGTACCACCA CTGTCTCAGTTGCCTTACGGTGGAGGGTCTAAGTCTATGCTGCCAGAGGCACCAGCCTTGCCGAACAAAATACTCTTCATCCAGAATCTTCCACACGAGACGACTCCGATGATGCTGCAGATGCTTTTCTGCCAGTACGCTGGTTTCAAGGAAGTCCGGATGGTGGAGGCAAAGCCCGGGATTGCCTTCGTGGAATACGGGGATGAGATGCAATCTACAGTTGCCATGCAAGGGCTCCAGGGTTTCAAGATCACCCAACAGAATCCTATGCTCATCACATATGCTAAGAAGTAG